From the genome of Vicia villosa cultivar HV-30 ecotype Madison, WI linkage group LG2, Vvil1.0, whole genome shotgun sequence, one region includes:
- the LOC131649563 gene encoding secreted RxLR effector protein 161-like, with the protein MVSRFLQRPRVSHLAAAKRILRYLKGNLNYGILFPIADKGKEFKLVGYTNSSWCSVAEDRKSTTGYVFMLGGAPVAWSLRKEPVMALSSRGTEYIDDSLCACQATWMVKLFEEITDKYHGAITIKIDSMLAINLAKNPISHGRSKHIEIRFHYLRENVADGKMNLEHYRTENQIADIMTKGVHVEIFRRLILMMNIDSLDIMN; encoded by the coding sequence ATGGTAAGTAGATTCTTGCAAAGGCCAAGGGTATCACATctagcagcggcgaagaggatactaaggtatctAAAAGGAAATCTCAACTATGGTATTTTGTTTCCTATTGCTGATAAAGGAAAAGAATTCAAGTTAGTAGGATACACTAATTCGAGTTGGTGTAGTGttgctgaggatcgaaaatccacaacAGGATATGTGTtcatgctaggtggtgcaccagttgcttggagtttgAGAAAGGAACCAGTAATGGCATTATCATCACGCGGAACAGAGTACATAGATgattctctttgtgcatgtcaagcaacatggatggtgaagtTGTTCGAAGAAATAACAGATAAatatcatggagcaattaccataaAGATCGACAGTATGTTAGCTATCAACCTGGCGAAGAACCCGATATCtcatggtcgaagcaagcacatcgaaataaggttccattatcttcgagagaATGTAGCAGATgggaagatgaatttggaacactATAGAACTGAAAATCAGATTGCAGAcatcatgacgaagggagtgcatgtcgaaatattcagaagactaatACTTATGATGAATATAGATAGCTTAGAcataatgaattag